From Micromonospora echinaurantiaca:
GCCGTGCACGTCGCCCGCGTCCAGCAGCGCGCCGGCGTGCCGCAGCCCGCGCGGCCGGTCGACGAACCGGACGCCGGCCACGGTGACGGTGCCGCCGGTCGGCCGGGTGAGACCGAGGATCATCCGCAGAGTGGTGGACTTGCCGGCCCCGTTCGGGCCGAGGAACCCGGTGACGTGGCCGGGTCGGACGGTGAGGGTCAGGTCGTCGACGGCCGTGGTCGGGCCGTACCTCTTGGTCAGAGCGTGGAGTTCGATCACCTCACCCACGCTGCCGGGCCGGTGCCGCGCCGGCGTCGCGCCGGCGGCCACATCCGGCGGCCCCGCACCCGCCCCGGGGCGTACGCCCGTGGGCCGATGCCGGGCCCCGGCCCGGTGGCTACCGTGTCCGCATGCACGTCACCCTGCCGCCGCCGCGCGACGCCCGGTGGCTGGCACGCGTGGTGCTGCCCTGGGTCGGCGTCGCGCTGCTGCCCGTCGCCCTGCTCCTCGCCCCGCTCCTGGCGTCCAGCCCGATGGGGATCGGGTTCGGCGACTGGTGGCTTGCCGAGCGCTACCTGGTGCCGCTGCTGGCGCTCGGCCTGCCCGCCGGCCTGCTGGGCCGCCGACCGCTGCTCGCCCTGGGGCTGATGCTGGTCGCGGCGTGCCTGGTCACCGTGACCGTCCACGTCCCGGAGAACGGCTACCTGCGCGACATCTGGTACGCCCAGTTCCTCGGCATCGACCTGGTGGTCGGGCTGGTCGCGGCGCGCCGGCCCCGGCGGGTCTCGGTGCCGGCCGCGGTGGTCGTGCTGCTGGTGCAGGTCGCGGCCAGCTTCGTGAACCCGGCCGAGGACCCGCTGAGCCGGGCCACCCTCTCCGTGCTGGCGGTGGTCACCGCGTGGACGGTCGGCGACTCGGTGGCCGCGCGCCGCCGGCACGCCGAGGCGCTGCGGGACCACGCCGCCGCCGAGGCGCTCACCGCCGAACGGCTGCGCATCGCCCGGGAACTGCACGACATGGTGGCGCACAGCATCGGGGTGATCGCCATCCAGGCCGGCATGGGCGCGCGGGTGATCGACAGCCAGCCGGCGCAGGCCCGGGCGGCGCTCGCCACCATCGAGGCCACCAGCCGGGAGACCCTGGCCGGCCTGCGCCGTACGCTCGGCGCGCTGCGCCGCCCACACGGGGAGCCGGCGGCACTGGACCCGACGCCCGGGCTGGCCGACCTGGACCGGCTGGTCGCCGCGGCGGCGGACGCCGGGGTCCGGGTACGGCTGCACCGGCGGGGCGAGTCCGGCCCGCTCCCCGCCGACCTCGACCTGGCCGCGTACCGGATCGTGCAGGAGGCGCTCACCAACGTGGTCCGGCACGCCGGCACCGCCGAGTGCCGGGTCACCGTGACGCACGGCCCGGACGAGCTGACCGTGGCGGTGGTCGACGACGGCCGGGGCGGGCCGGTCGGCGGCGAGGGACACGGCATCGTCGGCATGCGGGAGCGGGTCGCGCTGCTGGACGGCCGGTTCCACGCCGGCCCGCGCCCCGAGGGTGGCTTCCGGGTCGAGGCCCGGCTGCCGGTCCCGCCGCCCGCCGCCGTCCAGCCGGCGGCGGCCACGGAGGTGGGCCGGTGACCGTCCGGGTGCTGCTCGTCGACGACCAGCCGCTGGTCCGCGCCGGCCTGCGGGTGCTCATCGCCGAGGCGGCGGACCTGGCCGTGGTCGGCGAGGCCGGCACCGGCGCGGAGGCGGTCCGGCTGGCCCGCGACCTGGCACCCGACGTGGTCCTGATGGACCTGCGGATGCCCGGCACGGACGGCATCCAGGCCACCCGCACGATCAGCGCGCACGGCGGCCCGACCCGGGTGCTGGTGCTCACCACCTTCGACGACGACGAGCACGTGCACGCCGCGCTGCGCGCCGGCGCGAGCGGGTTCCTGGTCAAGGACATGGCGGTGGACGACATCCTGGCCGCGATCCGGGTGGTGGCCGCCGGCGACGCGCTGATCGCGCCGGCCGTCACCCGCCGGCTGATCGCCGAGTTCGCCCGCCGGCCGGAACGGCTCACCCCCCGGCGGAGCCTGGACGGCGTCACCGAGCGGGAGCGGGAGGTGCTCACCCTGGTCGGCCGGGGGCTGTCCAACGCGGAGATCGCCGCCGAGCTGGTGATCAGCGTGGCCACCGCCAAGGCGCACGTGGCCCGGCTCTTCGCCAAGCTCGGCGCCCGCGACCGGGTGCACCTGGTCATCGCCGCCTACGAAGCCGGCCTGGTCACCCCCGCCGGCTGACCGTGCGCCCGACGGTCAGTCGTCGCCGAGCGCGGCCAGCACCTGTCGGCGGTGCCGGAGCAGCCAGTCGTGCCAGCCGTGGACCAGCCGAACAATTCCGGCGGCCCGCAGCCGGGCCATCCCGGGCTCGTTCCGGTCGGCGCCCGCGTCGATGCCCCGCCAGGTGCCCTCGACCTGGTCGAGCATCACCTCGACCAGCTCGGCCCCGGGCAGCGGCGGGCCGTCCGCCCCGGTGTAGGCGACGCGGAGCACGCGCGCCCGGCGGCCCAGCTCGGCCGGATCGGCACCGTCGCCGAGTCCGGCCCAGTGCCAGGCGGCGAAGGCCACGTCCTCGATCCGGCGGCCCGGCCCGGCCCGGTCCCAGTCGAGGAAGGCGACCGGCAGCAACCCCTGCGGCGTGCGCCGGTAGACGGTGTTCTTCGGGGACAGGTCGCCGTGGCAGACCGTCTCGGCCCCGCCGGCCAGCGGGCTGCCGGCGCACGCGTCGTGCAGCCGCCGGATCAGGACGGCCAGCCGGACCAGCGCCGGGTCGGCGAAGTATCCCGGGTCCTCCCGGTCCCGCCAGGGCACCTGGCCGTCGAGGTAGCTGAGCACCTGCCGGCCGTGCTCGTCGGTGCCGAGGTGGCGGGGGGCGAGGTCGGCGCCGGCCCGCTCCAGGTGGCGCAGCAGCGCCGCGACGAAGTCGGCGTTCGTCGGGGGCGTACGCCGGATGGTGTCGCCGGCCCGGACCACCTCGGCGATGAAGCCGCCCGGCAGGCGTTCCTCGCCGGCCGGGTCCGGGCCGTCGCCGTGAGCTGGTGGCACGGCGTCAGCTCAGGCCCGGGCGGCGGTGCCGCTCGGCGCGCCACCAGCCGCGGATCAGCACCACGCTGGCGACCAGGCCGAGCGCGGCGGGGGTGGCGGCGAACCAGTTGACGTCGCCGGGGGAGGCGACCGCCGCGCCCACGGCGGCGTAGCCGAAGGCGGTCGGGGTGGAGGCGAGCACGCTGCCGGCGAGGAACGGCAGCACCCGGGCGCCGGTGGTGCCGTAGCCGTAGCTGACCAGCCCGAAGCCGGCGATCGGCAGCAGCCGGACGGTGACCACCCCGAGCACGCTCTGCCGGGCGAACCAGTGGTCCAGCCGGGCCAGCCGGCCGCGGACCCGCTCGGCGACGAACTCCCGGCCGAGCAGCCGGCCGACCGCGAAGCCGAGCGCCGCGGCCAGCAGCGCGGCGCAGAGGGCGTACCCGGCGCCCTCGAGGGGGCCGAAGATCGCCCCGGCGGCGAGCGTGATGAAGGTGCGCGGCACCAGCGCCACCAGCAGCAGCGCCCCGCCGAGGATCGCCGCGACCGGGGCCGCCGTGCCGAGCCGGTCGGCCAGCCGCGGCAGCT
This genomic window contains:
- a CDS encoding sensor histidine kinase, with amino-acid sequence MHVTLPPPRDARWLARVVLPWVGVALLPVALLLAPLLASSPMGIGFGDWWLAERYLVPLLALGLPAGLLGRRPLLALGLMLVAACLVTVTVHVPENGYLRDIWYAQFLGIDLVVGLVAARRPRRVSVPAAVVVLLVQVAASFVNPAEDPLSRATLSVLAVVTAWTVGDSVAARRRHAEALRDHAAAEALTAERLRIARELHDMVAHSIGVIAIQAGMGARVIDSQPAQARAALATIEATSRETLAGLRRTLGALRRPHGEPAALDPTPGLADLDRLVAAAADAGVRVRLHRRGESGPLPADLDLAAYRIVQEALTNVVRHAGTAECRVTVTHGPDELTVAVVDDGRGGPVGGEGHGIVGMRERVALLDGRFHAGPRPEGGFRVEARLPVPPPAAVQPAAATEVGR
- a CDS encoding response regulator: MTVRVLLVDDQPLVRAGLRVLIAEAADLAVVGEAGTGAEAVRLARDLAPDVVLMDLRMPGTDGIQATRTISAHGGPTRVLVLTTFDDDEHVHAALRAGASGFLVKDMAVDDILAAIRVVAAGDALIAPAVTRRLIAEFARRPERLTPRRSLDGVTEREREVLTLVGRGLSNAEIAAELVISVATAKAHVARLFAKLGARDRVHLVIAAYEAGLVTPAG
- a CDS encoding phosphotransferase; translation: MPPAHGDGPDPAGEERLPGGFIAEVVRAGDTIRRTPPTNADFVAALLRHLERAGADLAPRHLGTDEHGRQVLSYLDGQVPWRDREDPGYFADPALVRLAVLIRRLHDACAGSPLAGGAETVCHGDLSPKNTVYRRTPQGLLPVAFLDWDRAGPGRRIEDVAFAAWHWAGLGDGADPAELGRRARVLRVAYTGADGPPLPGAELVEVMLDQVEGTWRGIDAGADRNEPGMARLRAAGIVRLVHGWHDWLLRHRRQVLAALGDD
- a CDS encoding TVP38/TMEM64 family protein — protein: MIRAVRRLRGQPSAVRFLLLLLLLAGFGVLLLVAPRPDVAELPRLADRLGTAAPVAAILGGALLLVALVPRTFITLAAGAIFGPLEGAGYALCAALLAAALGFAVGRLLGREFVAERVRGRLARLDHWFARQSVLGVVTVRLLPIAGFGLVSYGYGTTGARVLPFLAGSVLASTPTAFGYAAVGAAVASPGDVNWFAATPAALGLVASVVLIRGWWRAERHRRPGLS